A window from Acropora palmata chromosome 14, jaAcrPala1.3, whole genome shotgun sequence encodes these proteins:
- the LOC141865562 gene encoding uncharacterized protein LOC141865562, whose protein sequence is MERQNTRMREAIPVDKRVAASLWRLATGECYRSCGLMMGLAKPTVISCCHEFVQELCNFQNEIITFPSARADVIKKVQGFSMKSKVPNVVVAIDGSHIPIKAPLINHEDYFNRKHFYSCLVQGVVDYTGLFLSVAAGFPGSLHDARMLRLTDFYRAAEDEDILMEPTLDLGGTVIRPLVAGDSAYPLKTWLQPVLKDKGALTEDQKKFNKELSKARIISEHAFGLIKGRWRVLLKRLDEDHKRIPDTIVACCVLHNICIMRNEEFDGGHDDSDEDENHSDVGAPTQAARGVLQAVIEHVASPVKLCIFARL, encoded by the coding sequence ATGGAACGTCAAAACACTAGGATGCGCGAGGCTATTCCAGTGGACAAGCGAGTGGCTGCTAGTTTATGGCGTTTAGCAACCGGCGAGTGCTACCGATCCTGTGGATTAATGATGGGACTAGCGAAACCTACGGTAATTAGCTGCTGCCACGAATTTGTGCAAGAACTCTGCAACTTTCAAAACGAAATCATAACGTTCCCTTCTGCAAGAGCAGATGTCATAAAAAAAGTCCAAGGATTTTCCATGAAGAGCAAGGTTCCAAATGTAGTTGTGGCGATTGACGGAAGTCACATACCAATCAAAGCACCACTCATCAATCACGAGGATTATTTCAACCGCAAACATTTCTATAGCTGCCTTGTTCAAGGGGTAGTGGATTATACAGGACTATTTTTATCCGTTGCAGCAGGATTCCCTGGAAGCCTGCATGATGCCCGAATGTTGCGCTTAACTGACTTTTACCGGGCAGCAGAAGATGAAGACATTCTCATGGAGCCTACCCTTGATTTAGGAGGTACCGTAATTCGCCCTCTTGTGGCTGGAGACTCTGCCTATCCCCTAAAGACCTGGCTTCAACCAGTACTTAAAGATAAAGGTGCCCTTACTGAAGATCAGAAAAAGTTCAATAAGGAACTTTCTAAAGCACGAATAATTTCTGAACATGCATTTGGCCTGATTAAAGGGAGATGGAGAGTTTTACTGAAACGCCTAGACGAGGACCACAAGAGAATTCCAGACACAATCGTTGCATGTTGTGTTTTACACAACATCTGCATCATGAGAAATGAGGAATTTGATGGAGGCCACGATGATAGTGATGAGGATGAAAATCACAGTGATGTTGGTGCACCCACACAAGCTGCTAGAGGTGTGCTACAAGCTGTTATTGAACACGTCGCAAGCCCAGTGAAGTTGTGTATTTTTGCCAGGCTTTAA